A region from the Bactrocera dorsalis isolate Fly_Bdor chromosome 1, ASM2337382v1, whole genome shotgun sequence genome encodes:
- the LOC105228344 gene encoding antigen 5 like allergen Cul n 1 isoform X2, translated as MINVLNIGFYFVAFSIWSCVSVNAYYYCDKQKELCGTSKHFMCNQDDVPRAGELLGLLPLTDKIKRMYVDRHNEYRNKLAGGEQAFKGGEKFPKATRMREIIWDGELAYIAGHHAKRCNMKHDACRATERFPGSGQNLHIMGTSVKPKTVANVVVQAVDDWWSEYLLVTDGNKMVEEFPQGLACYRPLFCHCKRTCSFRRVWSGAMSKLFVWILLY; from the exons ATGATAAATGTTCTAAACATTGGCTTTTATTTTGTCGCTTTTTCGATATGGTCATGCGTTTCCGTCAatgcttattattattgtgaTAAGCAAAAGGAGTTGTGTGGCACTAGTAAGCATTTTATGTGTAATCAGGATGATGTG CCTAGGGCAGGGGAACTCCTTGGACTTTTGCCATTGACAGACAAAATAAAGCGTATGTATGTCGATCGACACAATGAGTACCGTAACAAACTAGCAGGGGGTGAACAAGCTTTCAAAGGAGGTGAAAAATTTCCTAAAGCCACGCGCATGCGTGAAATAATTTGGGATGGCGAGTTAGCGTATATTGCTGGACACCATGCAAAACGTTGTAATATGAAGCATGACGCCTGTCGTGCTACTGAGCGATTTCCAGGCTCCGGTCAAAATCTCCATATAATGGGCACAAGTGTAAAGCCAAAAACGGTAGCAAATGTGGTAGTGCAGGCGGTGGATGATTGGTGGAGCGAATATTTATTGGTGACTGATGGAAATAAAATGGTAGAAGAATTTCCACAAGG ACTGGCATGCTATCGGCCACTTTTCTGCCATTGCAAACGAACGTGCAGCTTTCGTCGGGTGTGGTCTGGCGCTATGTCAAAACTGTTCGTTTGGATCTTATTGTATTGA
- the LOC105228344 gene encoding antigen 5 like allergen Cul n 1 isoform X1 has translation MINVLNIGFYFVAFSIWSCVSVNAYYYCDKQKELCGTSKHFMCNQDDVPRAGELLGLLPLTDKIKRMYVDRHNEYRNKLAGGEQAFKGGEKFPKATRMREIIWDGELAYIAGHHAKRCNMKHDACRATERFPGSGQNLHIMGTSVKPKTVANVVVQAVDDWWSEYLLVTDGNKMVEEFPQGVADWHAIGHFSAIANERAAFVGCGLALCQNCSFGSYCIEVTCNYSKTNVAGTFMYKKGNSSASECDHYESVQSSKYPHLCENTGKIFKE, from the exons ATGATAAATGTTCTAAACATTGGCTTTTATTTTGTCGCTTTTTCGATATGGTCATGCGTTTCCGTCAatgcttattattattgtgaTAAGCAAAAGGAGTTGTGTGGCACTAGTAAGCATTTTATGTGTAATCAGGATGATGTG CCTAGGGCAGGGGAACTCCTTGGACTTTTGCCATTGACAGACAAAATAAAGCGTATGTATGTCGATCGACACAATGAGTACCGTAACAAACTAGCAGGGGGTGAACAAGCTTTCAAAGGAGGTGAAAAATTTCCTAAAGCCACGCGCATGCGTGAAATAATTTGGGATGGCGAGTTAGCGTATATTGCTGGACACCATGCAAAACGTTGTAATATGAAGCATGACGCCTGTCGTGCTACTGAGCGATTTCCAGGCTCCGGTCAAAATCTCCATATAATGGGCACAAGTGTAAAGCCAAAAACGGTAGCAAATGTGGTAGTGCAGGCGGTGGATGATTGGTGGAGCGAATATTTATTGGTGACTGATGGAAATAAAATGGTAGAAGAATTTCCACAAGG CGTTGCAGACTGGCATGCTATCGGCCACTTTTCTGCCATTGCAAACGAACGTGCAGCTTTCGTCGGGTGTGGTCTGGCGCTATGTCAAAACTGTTCGTTTGGATCTTATTGTATTGAGGTTACCTGTAATTACTCAAAAACTAATGTAGCAGGCACATTCATGTACAAGAAAGGCAATTCATCAGCCTCCGAGTGTGATCATTATGAAAGTGTCCAGAGTAGTAAATATCCTCATCTTTGTGAAAATaccgggaaaatatttaaagaatag